CAatttgtacactgtaaaaaattatatcattgataagtcatgataacttatataattAAGTTATTTTCCTATatactgcaatggcaacagcatggtttaatttgaagtttaccagctgcctcagaattccaaattaatttaaatctttattgtaagttcaattgcaattcaaagcttcacacaacttataacaaggatttaaattaacttggaattctgaggcagctgatatttttttacagtgtagtaacAGTTTTGGGATCGCCAAATTAGGCTGTTGGTTAAACCTGTATGTTAAACCTGTCTTGCATTTTCTTCAGCCCTGCACTCCATTGCGTTATACCTGTATACCATTTCACTATATTACAcatctgaaaaatgaaaaaaggccttttttcatttttcagttttacaatattttggtcagcaccttaaaaaggaagagaaaaactgttgggtgacgcctgctccaacccttatgaactatATTACACATCGGCATGGAAATAGCTTGAACTCTGAAGGAAACTGACCTTAGAACCCACGTCCCTGCTTTTGGTACGCATCTTGTTGACTTGAGACTCAGCAATGTCGGCTCGCTCAACAGCCTCATCCAGCTCATGCTGAAGCTTCCGGAACTTGCCAAGGTGAACATTAGCTTGCTCTTCCTGTGTATCAGAAACACAACATTTAACATAAGCCACAACACACAGGGGGGtttaacacagtgtgtgtgtgtgtgtgtgtgtgtgtgtgtgtgtgtgtgtgtgtgtgtgtgtgtgtgtgtgtgtgtgtgtgtgtgtgtgtgtgtgtgtgtgtgtgtgtgtgtgtatgttgtttggTGGGTAATACTTACAGCCTCCTCAGCAGATCTCTTGTAGGCCTTGACCTTCAGCTGCAGCTTGTCCACCAGATCTTGCAGACGGGCGACATTCTTCTTGTCCTCTTCAGTCTGAGTAACAGAACATGCAGTTGGCATTTTAGTGGTGATGATTTTAGGCAAAAATAATCAGTGATTCCGTAGAGCGATTACAGTAAATCTCATGTTACCTGGTAGGTGAGCTCCTTGATACGGCGTTCGTATTTACGAACTCCCTTCACTGACTCACTACTTTTCTTCTGCTCGTTCTCCACCTCTGTCTCCAGATCTCTGACCTgccaagtaacaaacaatgcacatCAGCATGGTGAAGGCAGATTATATACTGTTGATAGTTCCTGGTGATTTGCTAGAGGAAAAGAAACGAATGTGGCTTCATTTAAACCTACCCTGGCCTCCAGCTTCTGCAGTTGCTTCTTGCCTCCTTTCATGGCAATCTGCTCAGCCTCATCCAGGCGGTGCTGCAGGTCCTTGATGGTCTGCTCCATGTTCTTCTTCATGCGCTCCAGGTGAGCGCTGGTGTCCTGCTCCTTCTTCAGCTCCTCAGCCATCATGGCAGCATCAGTGATGGCCTTCTTGGCCTTCTCCTCAGCGTTCCTGCACTCCTGGAGTGAATCCTCAAACTCAGCATGAAGTTGAGTTATATCACTGTCCAACTTCTTCTTCTGGTTCAGAAGGCTGGTGTTCTGTTGGCATTAAATATCACGAACGTGAAGATCATGCATCATGATGTATCATCATAATTGTGCAACTCCAAATGTTATGTTTAAAATATGTATTTCATATACTCACCTGTGAGTGGAGCAGTTGCACTCGCTCAGTAATGTCAAGCAATTCCTGCTCAGCCAGTTTCCGGCCTCTCTCAGTCTGCTCCACCAAGTTCCTCAGCTCCTCCAGCTCTGCCTGTTGCAGGTTGTTACGCCTCTCCACGATAGCAATGTTCTCCTTTAGATCATCATTGCTCCTCAGGGAGTCATCCAACTGCAGCTGTGCATCCTGAAACCAAACAGCAATAGGTGACACTTGTTGTGATCCACATGTATTTTACAGACAAGTTTAATGTACATGCGTTTTCATTGATTTCAAACATGGACTTTGTATTTACCTTAAGATGCGACTGTATAGCCTTGAGGTGCTTCTGGgcctctgctgcctgcctgttggCCTGACTCAATTGGATCTCCATCTCATTGaggtctccctccatcttcttcttgatCCTGAGCGCCTCGTTCCTGCTGCGAGTCTCAGCCTCCAGGGAGCTCTGCAGGGTGTCGATGgtcctctgtgtgtttctcttgcTCTGCTCCATCTCCTCGTCCTTCTCAGACAGTTTGCGCTCAATATCAGCCTTCACCTGGTTGAATTCCAGTTGAGTCCTCAAGATTTTACCTTCCTCGTGCTCCAGTGAACCCTAGAAAGCCATAGAAGTTGATAAACCAAGGGCCATACCATAAACCTGTGCACTGTATGAATCGTGTTCAGAGAACGGTGGGGCTTACTGTACCTCTGCTTCCTCCAGAGCAGCTTGAATTTCGGTTTTCTCCTGCTCCAATTGTTTACGAACTTTCTCCAGCTCATGGGCTGTTTTAGCTCCCTCACCAAGTTGCTCAGAGAGATCACTGATTTCCTCTGAACAAAGCAATATTATTTATGGTTAGCCCACGAAAGATAGACGTATGTTCAATAATAAACACAGTATTAGCAATTTTATACCTTGGAGGATCTTATTTTCTCTCTTCAGTGTTTCTAGGTGGTCCAAAGCTTCCTCATAGGAGTTCTTCAGTTTGAAGAGTTCCGTGCTCATGCTTCTCGATTCCTTCTGGGAACTCTCTAGTTCACACTGAGACTCCTCATACTTTTGTTTCCACTCTGACAATACCTGAAGAAATCCCACAGACATAATTCAGACAGAAGACCAAGAAAACTGTGTCATGTCATTGTGGACATACTGTAACACATTCTGAGTAAGATGTCATATTTAATATtaacatttgtgtttgttttcaatgTAATTTCAATGTAATAAAGACACAAGAGACTTGCTTTATCAAAGTTCCTTTGTTTTTTATCCAGAGAGGCAGCAGCCGCATTGGATTTCTCAACATCCACCATGAGGTCTTCGATCTCATTCTGCAATCTGTGCTTGGTCTTCTCCAGCGAGGAGCATTTGGCATTCACAGCCTCCACTGCTTCTTCAGCATCTTGTAGACGTTGAACCAGTTTCTTCCTGAAAATGACAGTGAGGTAAAATAAATCTGGTTAACAGGGTTTGAAAGTCATGCAATGAAGTTTGCAATCATGGGACTAATGTTTGCTATGGATTGAATGCATAGCCTAAATATATTGCTTGAATACAAAATCAAAAGAATGCCTTACTTTGCCTCTTCCAGTTCCTCTGTCCTCTGGATGGCATCAGTCTCGTACTTGGTTCTCCAATTAGCCACCTCAGAGTTGGCCTTAGACATGGACCTCTGGAGTTCAGCcttggcctcctgctcctcctcaaacTGCTCTCTGAGCAGGTCACAGTCATGACGAGCAGATTGCACTGCATGAGCAAGGGCATTTTTAGCCTAAGAGAAGAAGCCAATAGATAATAAGGCCATATATTTCAGGGAAGCTTTAATAATGAAGATTAAAAAATGATTCTGCATGGACCAACAAGTTCCATTGACGTACCTTAACTTCCTCTTCCAGTTGTCTTTTGAGATCTTCAAGCTGTTGGTTGTAGGAGGTCTTGCCTCTTGTCAGCTGTGAGATCAGCGATTCTTTCTCCTCAAGCTGCCTTCCCAACTCATCTACAAAAAAACAGTGCAACTTAATGTGTGATTCAAAAGTGTCACAAGAACATGAACATACATGTATGAGTGATATCATCTGGACTGACCATTATCTGCTTGAAGTTTGGCTTTCTGGGTTGTGAAATCATTCAGCGATCTTTGACTCTCCTCGCCTTTGCTCCTGTATTCATTCACTTGGTCCTCCAAGCTTCTGCACATTTTCTCCATGTTGGTCTGTAATACGACGATACATTACTATGGAATTGTTTCTTCTTGCAGGAATTCATATAGAACATGTTTGCAGCAATATCCTAGAATGTAAGTATTTTCTGTAGACCTGCTTGCTGTAACTTACCTTGACTTTGACCACCTGTTCCATACTTGCTGCCACGTCATCCAGCTCTAGTCTGAGCTCACTCTTCTCCTTCTCAAGCTTCTGCTTGACTCTCTGCAGGTTGTCTATCTGCTCTCCCAGGTCGGCCACGCTGTCAGCTTGTTTCTTCCTCAGGGTGGCGGCTGTGGCTTCATGCTGCAGAGTGGCCTCTTCGAGGTCCCTGCGCAGCTTCTGGAACTCAGCCTCCCTCTTCTTGTTCATCTCAATCTGGGCAACAGttgctcctccagcctcctccagccTCTCACTGATCTCCTCCAGCTCTCTGGCCAGGTCTGCTCTCTGCTTCTCCACTTTAGCTCTGGCAGCTCGCTCTGCCTCAAGCTCTTCCTCCAGCTCTTCCACTCGCGCCTATGAGGACATATTCATATTCTCACTTGTAACTGTAAACATGTTTTCCAAATCACAATTATGCAAGTGTATTGTTCATTGAAATACCTGAAGTTCCTTCAGTTTCTTTTGAAGTTGCATAATAATGGCTTGGTCATCTTCAATTTTGCTATTAAGCTGGCTGACTTCAAAGTCCTTCCTGTGAGATGTAATCATTGGATTTTTAGTGAGAATTTCTTAACGTGTGTAATATAGACTCAGTGTGGACTCTTTGAATTAGATGTAATCATTTAATATGAAATTAAAATGTTGTCATACTTTTTAAGCTTCTCCTCAAGCTGCTGTTTGTCATTTTCGAGGTCCATGACATTTTCCTGGGTCAACTTTAAGTCACCCTCCAGCTTTCTCTTGGCTCTCTCTAGATCCATTCGCACCTTCTTCTCTTGTTCCAAAGAGGCTTCAAGCTATTGTAGACAAACAGGGAAACCATGATTAAATGTTGTATGAACAAATTCTGGACATGGGCATAAGTTTAAGACTTTAATTCACTCACATCATCCACTTGTTGCTCCAGCTTGATTTTGGCCTTGCTGAGGGTGTTGACTTTGTCTTCCTCACTCTGCAGGTCATCAAGTGTTTGCTGATGTGCTTCTTGAAGGGCCTTCTTTTCCTTGGTCAATTTGGCAATGATTTCATCAAGACCCGCCATCTCCTCAGTCAGATTCTTGACCTTCAAAACATTAAGCATTTTAAcagtttttatacattttaattAAACTAATTTACTTAGAGAGGAACACCTACATGATTAAGGAATTAACGGCAAGGGTAGTAGAAATAAGTGATTTATTTGGAAACCTTagacaaaccacacacaaaccTTATTTTCTGTGGCATGCTTTTCCTTCTCCACTTTGGCCAAGGTGAGCTCCAGATCATCAATGTCCTTCTTGAGCTCTGAGCACTCATCCTCCAGCTTCCTCTTCTTAGCAGTCAGCTCAGcattcatctcctcctcatcctccagtcTCTCAGTCTGCTCTTTGATCTTTGCCTCCAGTTGGATCTTGCTTTTAATGAGACCTTCACACCTCTCCTCAGCATCACAGAGGTTGTCTTGTTCCTGTTTAAATTGACAGTAATGAATGCATGTCAAATGGTCTCAAGTGTTTGTAATTCCTTATAGAAACAATTTGTTTGCTGTAGATATGACTCACAGACTGGACTTGAAGCTGAAGGTCATTCTTCTCTTGAAGAAGTGAGACCATCTTTTCTTCAAGCTCCTTTCTGCGAGCCTCAGATTTTGCATAGGCCTCTTTCAATTTCAGGAATTCATCCTTCATGTTGGCCATCTCCTTCTCTGCCTCAGCTGACCTCAGCAATGGCTTTATCTTGAAGAAAAGCTTCATCCATGGCCAATTCTTGACCGCCATAAAGGATCGCACATTCCATTGGATGACAAGTAAGGCATCCCTGTGGGGAAGATTGCATGGTGTTGATATACTGCATTTactaattgtattgctaatgatAGCTACGTGGTCATCATTGCTATGATCATGGCTCATATGGTTCCTGACAGAAGAACTGCTTGGTGAGGCAGTTTCATATACCTGCGCTCCACCATCCTCTGGAATTCAATTCTTGAAAGAAGACCACGTGACCTGGCTTGGATTAACGTGATAATCTTGGAAAGACGTTCATCTCGCATTTCCTCAAGTCGACCCAGGAGACCAGCTTTGAAGAATACCTAATTAAAAGCAAAAATCACTcagaaaggtgtcattttcatgaTTCTGTCAGGTAAAATGAACTCCCTAGTGGTACTACCTTGGTATGGCCGAATCTGTACTGTTGATGATCAATATCCGTCAGAGATGCCAACAATTTTTCTGCACTCTTCCTGCTGTCCATGAACTGTCCCTCTGGGATTGCATTTGGGTTTAAGATACGGTATCTGTCAAGTTGACATCGAATTGGAATTAGTCATGTAAATCATTTAGGTAATTAAAGAATAATTTCTGACTACAAAAAATGTGACATACAATACCTCTGCTTGAAGTCTCCATAGAGGATCCTGTTGGGGAAGCCCTTTCTGCAGATCCTGATGCCTTCCAGCACACCGTTACAGCGCAGCTGGTGCATCACCAGAGGGTTTTCCATTGCCCCAGGAGTCTTGGTCTCATTGGGGATGATGCAGCGCACAAAGTGGGGGTGAGTCGACCTCAAGTTGGTCATCAGCTTGTTGAGATTTTCCTGCCACAACAATGTTGCTGTTAAAATCATAGTTGTGTAATTGCATGTCAAGTTATCATTGCAGAATTTTTGCATTTTTTATACCCTGTGAAGAGCAGACACTGTCTGGAAAGACgatcctttcttcttcttttctttctttcctccatctGCTACAATATTTGGGGAAACAATAatatatgtattgtattgtactgtataatatgtaatgtaatgtaatgtaatgtatataaaAGTTTGTTAAGACAGAAGAGTGGTATTgaacaaaaaaagaggaaaagcagaggcactctgagatttgggAAAAAATGTAAAATGCCTTTAATATAACATGGCAATTATGTTCaaaaaacacatgggcctacgtgttgcggccatattggccttcatcaagGCATCAAGTGTTAttgaacattaaagggacactgtgcaggaaatggtcaaaaaggtactgtaactatgctgctcattgaaacggcgctgcctgttgccaaattttatctttacatgaaagtttactcagtaataaacacatattcatgtatgaaaagtgcaatttttccagtcataatgaatacctagaatttgatgttggtggtaagtatttattaaaaaggtaacattattgaatgggcagcatgaattctggaaataaacaacaaaaaatctcacacagtgtccctttaagattcaCTGGACATGAGTACTCATTCCAGAACGTACTGTACCTGATTCTGCACCCGCATAGCCTAGAAACAGGATGGAAAGGAGCTTTAATGATGACTTCTGGTAAAGTCCAACAACCGTCTCATTCAAAGGGTCCTTGTTCTTCACCAG
This genomic interval from Engraulis encrasicolus isolate BLACKSEA-1 chromosome 16, IST_EnEncr_1.0, whole genome shotgun sequence contains the following:
- the LOC134465457 gene encoding myosin-7-like, which gives rise to MGDAEMAVFGPAAPFLRKSDRERLEAQTRIFDMKKECFVPDPVEEFVKASVVSREDGKATVDMSNGKQGTFKEEDLMQQNPPKFDKIEDMAMLTFLHEPAVLFNLKERYAAWMIYTYSGLFCVTVNPYKWLPVYNQEVVIAYRGKKRQEAPPHIFSISDNAYQYMLADRENQSILITGESGAGKTVNTKRVIQYFASIAASGGKKETDKNKGTLEDQIIQANPALEAFGNAKTIRNDNSSRFGKFIRIHFDTRGKLASADIETYLLEKSRVTFQLKAERDYHIFYQMLSNKKPEILEMLLVSSNPYDYSFISQGETTVASIDDADELMATDSAFDVLGFTQEEKNSVYKLTGAIMHYGNMRFKQKQREEQAEADGTEDADKSAYLMGLNSADLIKGLCHPRVKVGNEWVTKGQTVDQVYYAIGALSKSVYEKMFLWMVVRINQSLETKQPRQYFIGVLDIAGFEIFDFNTFEQLCINFTNEKLQQFFNHHMFVLEQEEYKKEGIEWEFIDFGMDLQACIDLIEKPMGIMSILEEECMFPKASDNTFKAKLYDNHLGKSGNFQKPRNVKGKAEAHFSLVHYAGTVDYNICNWLVKNKDPLNETVVGLYQKSSLKLLSILFLGYAGAESADGGKKEKKKKGSSFQTVSALHRENLNKLMTNLRSTHPHFVRCIIPNETKTPGAMENPLVMHQLRCNGVLEGIRICRKGFPNRILYGDFKQRYRILNPNAIPEGQFMDSRKSAEKLLASLTDIDHQQYRFGHTKVFFKAGLLGRLEEMRDERLSKIITLIQARSRGLLSRIEFQRMVERRDALLVIQWNVRSFMAVKNWPWMKLFFKIKPLLRSAEAEKEMANMKDEFLKLKEAYAKSEARRKELEEKMVSLLQEKNDLQLQVQSEQDNLCDAEERCEGLIKSKIQLEAKIKEQTERLEDEEEMNAELTAKKRKLEDECSELKKDIDDLELTLAKVEKEKHATENKVKNLTEEMAGLDEIIAKLTKEKKALQEAHQQTLDDLQSEEDKVNTLSKAKIKLEQQVDDLEASLEQEKKVRMDLERAKRKLEGDLKLTQENVMDLENDKQQLEEKLKKKDFEVSQLNSKIEDDQAIIMQLQKKLKELQARVEELEEELEAERAARAKVEKQRADLARELEEISERLEEAGGATVAQIEMNKKREAEFQKLRRDLEEATLQHEATAATLRKKQADSVADLGEQIDNLQRVKQKLEKEKSELRLELDDVAASMEQVVKVKTNMEKMCRSLEDQVNEYRSKGEESQRSLNDFTTQKAKLQADNDELGRQLEEKESLISQLTRGKTSYNQQLEDLKRQLEEEVKAKNALAHAVQSARHDCDLLREQFEEEQEAKAELQRSMSKANSEVANWRTKYETDAIQRTEELEEAKKKLVQRLQDAEEAVEAVNAKCSSLEKTKHRLQNEIEDLMVDVEKSNAAAASLDKKQRNFDKVLSEWKQKYEESQCELESSQKESRSMSTELFKLKNSYEEALDHLETLKRENKILQEEISDLSEQLGEGAKTAHELEKVRKQLEQEKTEIQAALEEAEGSLEHEEGKILRTQLEFNQVKADIERKLSEKDEEMEQSKRNTQRTIDTLQSSLEAETRSRNEALRIKKKMEGDLNEMEIQLSQANRQAAEAQKHLKAIQSHLKDAQLQLDDSLRSNDDLKENIAIVERRNNLQQAELEELRNLVEQTERGRKLAEQELLDITERVQLLHSQNTSLLNQKKKLDSDITQLHAEFEDSLQECRNAEEKAKKAITDAAMMAEELKKEQDTSAHLERMKKNMEQTIKDLQHRLDEAEQIAMKGGKKQLQKLEARVRDLETEVENEQKKSSESVKGVRKYERRIKELTYQTEEDKKNVARLQDLVDKLQLKVKAYKRSAEEAEEQANVHLGKFRKLQHELDEAVERADIAESQVNKMRTKSRDVGSKKGFDE